The nucleotide sequence CCGCCGGTGCACGACGTCCAGCGCTGCCATCTTCTCCGCGACGAACAGCACTGTCTTCCCCTCGGCCGCAGCAGAGGCGATGATGTTGGTGATGGTCTGCGACTTGCCGGTGCCCGGTGGTCCCTTCACGACGAGGTCGCGGCCGCGAACCACTTCCTCGATCACCACGGCCTGCGATGAATCGGCATCGACGACGTGATTCATCGCGATCGGCTGGATCACGGGATCGATCTTGCCGTTGTCGGGAACGATCGGCTCGCTTGCTTCGAAACCATTCTGCAGCAGCGCCGTGATCAGCGGATGCCGGTCCAGCGCGCCGTCGCAAGGCCAGTTTTCCGGATCGAGGTCGCGATACATCAGGAACTTGGAGAAGGAGAAGAAGCCGAGGACGATCGCGTCCGGCTTCACCTCCCATCTCTTCTTGGTCGCGACAGTCTCGGCGATGCCGGCCAGATATGCTGCGATGTCGACGTCGTCCTCGTCGCCAAAATCTTCGATCTTGAGGCCGAACTCCTCGTTGAGCTTGGCCTGGAGCGAGAGATTGGGCGAGGGCGGCTCCGAGCGTGACACGAGATGGAAGCGCTCGGCTGCGCTGCTGCGCTCGAGACGCACCGGCAGCAGGACGAGCGGCGCGAAGCGTTCGGTGTCCGATTTGTCGTCCTCGAACCATTTGAGCAGTCCGAAGGCGAGGTAGAGGATGTTGACGCCCTGTTCCTCTTCCAGCGTGCGCGCGTCGTACCAGATGTCGAGCAGGCGCTTCTGCAACGCTTCTGACGATAAGCGGGTCTGGAGCCTTGTGTCGGCTGGGCGGGCTTGCGTCTCCGATTCGTTGTCGGCCTGCTTGCCGTCGACGGCCGGTGCGTTGGGCGGGGGAAGTGGCAGCGCCGGGGCCGATGCGGTTTCCTCCTCCGCAGAGGCTTGAACCTTGCTCGGAGAAAAGGTGAAGCGCTTGCCCTCCCCGAGCAGCTCGAACAGCGTTGCGGAGCGTGCGCCGACGATGTCGATGGTGCGGGTGGTCTTGGTCTTCAGCGGAATGTGCACGAGCCGGTTGCGCGTGCCCAGATCGAGCAGCGCGCGCCGGTCCGCCAGCAATCGGTCTCGTACGGATGTTCCTGCCACCTGCAATCCTCCTGCGACTCGAGGATTGCAACCCGACGTGACCGCGGTCAAGCATCGCGGCTAGGCAGCTGCCTTGTGCCTTGCGAGTTCCGCCTTGTAGAGCTCGAACTCCTCGCTGATTGCGCGTGCGATGGAGGGGCGCGCGCGCAGACGCTCGTAGTAGGCTTTCACGGCTGGCCATTTGGCGAGCTCGATCGGCGGGGTGGCCATCGTCCAGTTGATCACGGTGACGAGATAGGCATCGGCGACGGTGAAATGGTCGAGCAGAAACTCGCGGTCATCAAGATGATTGTCGAGATAGTCGAGCCGCGAGAGGTTCTTTTTCAGCACATGAGATTTCATCTCGTCGGGGGCGGTTCTGTCGAGGATCGGGATGAACAGCCCCTTGTGCAGCTCTGTGCCGATGAAGCACAGCCATTGATGCAGCCGGCTGCGGTCCATGCCGGGGTCGGTCCCGAGCTTCGCGTCGGGGAAGCGGTCGGCGACATATTGGAGGATCGCTGCGTTCTCGGTGAGCAACTCGCCGTCGTCGGTGCGGAGCGTCGGGACGAGGCCGAGCGGGTTGACGGTGCGGAAATCCGAGCCGTCGTTGCGGACGATCTTCGTCTTCGGATCGACCTCGAGATAATTTGCCGATGCGCCGGCTTCATAGAGCGCGATGCGCGTGGCGAGCGAGCAGGCGAGTGGTGAGAAATACAGGTCCATTGGACGTCTCCCTGGGGCTCCCGGCGGAGCGTTGATTGATTTTTATACTGTCTTGCATAATATGGTGCAGGTCAAGGAATTTAGTGCGAAATGGTACAAAAAAAGAAAGGGCCGCCCCAGGGCGATCCTGCAACTGGAAAAGACGTGGCGGCTGCGGAGCCGAAGCGGCGCGGGCGGCCGCGGGCCTATGAGC is from Bradyrhizobium sp. ORS 285 and encodes:
- a CDS encoding glutathione binding-like protein, which encodes MDLYFSPLACSLATRIALYEAGASANYLEVDPKTKIVRNDGSDFRTVNPLGLVPTLRTDDGELLTENAAILQYVADRFPDAKLGTDPGMDRSRLHQWLCFIGTELHKGLFIPILDRTAPDEMKSHVLKKNLSRLDYLDNHLDDREFLLDHFTVADAYLVTVINWTMATPPIELAKWPAVKAYYERLRARPSIARAISEEFELYKAELARHKAAA